One window of the Spea bombifrons isolate aSpeBom1 chromosome 8, aSpeBom1.2.pri, whole genome shotgun sequence genome contains the following:
- the SLC7A3 gene encoding cationic amino acid transporter 3 — protein sequence MGKVTQNRVATFGKKLIRRRVVDLSNEETCFARCLTTLDLIALGVGSTLGAGVYVLAGEVAKDKAGPSIVICFLAAALSSVLAGLCYAEFGARVPKTGSAYLYSYVTVGEIWAFTTGWNLILSYVLGTASVARAWSSTFDNIIGNHISIFFKEKISIKVENVLADYPDFFALLLVLLLTALLAFGVSESALVNKIFTAINLLVLGFVILAGFVKGDIKNWSLTKEDFLNATDTSNNSDSLESFGSGGFSPFGFSGIVSGAAACFYAFVGFDCIATTGEEAKNPQRSIPIGIIVSLLVCFVAYFGVSAALTLMMPYYLLNKESPLPEAFKHVGWEPARYVVAIGSLCALSTSLLGSMFPMPRVIYAMAEDGLLFKFLASVNKRTKTPLIATIVSGIVSAIMAFLFELNVLVELMSIGTLLAYTLVAACVVILRYQPDQLGSPSKNTEMVRLSEFEAEKLSGDLKDPSTTEREEPFHIRHLLVPSRSYPTRMSGRIVYGSVSVISIIFVVLCLILALKLEDLLSGNALWISLCVILSVLSVAITLVIWRQPESSARLSFKVPALPLLPVFSVFVNIYFMMQLEAGTWARFGVWMAIGFLIYFFYGIRNSVEERGSAGNDNKVDKNPNTFLSPDSKDPSATFV from the exons ATGGGCAAGGTAACTCAGAATAGAGTGGCAACATTTGGAAAGAAATTAATCCGCAGGAGAGTTGTGGACCTTAGCAATGAAGAGACGTGCTTTGCTCGTTGTCTGACCACGTTGGACCTTATTGCCCTGGGAGTTGGCAGCACTCTGGGGGCCGGGGTTTATGTCCTGGCTGGAGAAGTTGCGAAGGATAAGGCCGGTCCCTCCATTGTCATCTGCTTCCTCGCTGCTGCCCTTTCCTCGGTACTGGCTGGATTATGTTATGCAGAGTTTGGGGCAAGAGTCCCCAAGACCGGTTCTGCTTACCTCTACAGCTATGTTACTGTAGGAGAGATATGGGCCTTCACCACCGGATGGAACCTCATCCTTTCGTATGTGTTGG GTACCGCGAGTGTAGCAAGGGCTTGGAGCTCCACGTTTGATAATATAATTGGCAATCACATCTCCATTTtcttcaaagaaaaaatatcgATTAAAGTCGAGAACGTTTTGGCCGATTACCCAGATTTTTTTGCTCTACTTCTAGTTCTTCTGCTCACAG CTCTTCTAGCGTTTGGTGTGAGCGAGTCTGCTCTGGTCAATAAAATCTTCACTGCGATTAATCTGCTGGTCTTGGGTTTTGTTATCCTGGCTGGATTTGTGAAAGGCGACATTAAGAACTGGAGCCTCACAAAGGAAGACTTTCTGAATGCCACAGACACATCAAACAACTCTGACAG TTTAGAAAGTTTTGGCTCTGGGGGCTTCTCGCCGTTTGGGTTCAGTGGAATTGTTTCTGGAGCTGCTGCCTGCTTTTACGCGTTTGTGGGATTTGATTGTATTGCTACAACGG gAGAAGAGGCCAAAAATCCCCAGCGTTCAATACCTATTGGTATCATCGTTTCGCTCCTTGTGTGTTTTGTGGCGTACTTTGGCGTATCTGCAGCGCTCACTCTGATGATGCCGTATTACCTGTTGAACAAAGAAAGCCCTCTTCCTGAAGCCTTTAAACATGTGGGCTGGGAACCTGCCCGCTACGTTGTAGCCATTGGGTCCCTTTGTGCCCTTTCTACCAG TCTACTGGGATCCATGTTTCCAATGCCCCGAGTGATTTATGCTATGGCTGAGGACGGTTTGCTCTTTAAGTTTCTTGCAAGCGTGAACAAGAGGACCAAGACCCCGCTGATTGCCACCATTGTTTCGGGGATCGTTTCAG CTATCATGGCCTTTCTCTTTGAGCTGAACGTTCTGGTGGAGTTAATGTCTATTGGTACTTTACTTGCATACACTCTTGTGGCAGCGTGTGTGGTTATTCTAAG ATACCAACCTGATCAATTGGGTTCTCCATCCAAGAACACGGAAATGGTGAGGCTAAGTGAATTTGAAGCCGAAAAATTGTCAGGTGATCTTAAGGACCCTTCAACTACAGAGAGAGAAGAACCATTCCATATTAGACATCTTCTGGTGCCAAGCCGTAGCTACCCCACTCGGATGTCTGGACGTATTGTATATGGCAGTGTTTCTGTGATAT caattataTTTGTGGTCTTATGTCTCATCCTGGCCCTGAAGCTAGAGGACCTTCTCAGTGGCAACGCACTCTGGATATCGCTGTGTGTCATCTTGTCTGTGTTAAGTGTCGCGATAACCCTGGTGATCTGGAGACAGCCTGAAAGCAGCGCTCGTTTATCTTTCAAA GTACCCGCTCTCCCTTTGTTGCCTGTCTTCAGTGTATTTGTCAACATTTATTTCATGATGCAACTGGAAGCTGGAACCTGGGCACGATTCGGGGTGTGGATGGCCATAG GGTTTCTGATCTACTTCTTCTATGGTATTCGCAATAGCGTGGAGGAAAGGGGATCCGCAGGAAATGACAATAAAGTGGATAAGAACCCCAACACTTTCCTCAGCCCTGACTCCAAAGACCCTTCAGCAACCTTTGTCTGA